In a genomic window of Magnolia sinica isolate HGM2019 chromosome 14, MsV1, whole genome shotgun sequence:
- the LOC131225007 gene encoding endo-1,3;1,4-beta-D-glucanase-like codes for MARAGTGNKETTLYLHMASLPDHVRGQIFLDKVGLGTLRKLADKIAVSGFYVVVPDFFYGDPYNPNDPKRPMVEWLKDHGTDKGTEDAKAVVAALKSKEVSAIGAAGFCWGAKVVVELGKHRLINAAVLCHPSFVTVDDIKGKHLVETPIAILGAENDNVSPPKLVKQFEEALSAKAEVDSFVKIFPGVAHGWTTRYDVNDEAAVKKAEEARQDMLAWFTKYVK; via the exons ATGGCAAGAGCTGGAACCGGGAATAAGGAGACAACTCTGTACCTCCATATGGCGTCTCTTCCGGATCATGTGAGAGGTCAGATTTTCCTTGATAAAGTCGGTTTAGGGACGCTCAG GAAGCTCGCAGATAAAATTGCAGTGTCTGGTTTCTATGTGGTGGTTCCTGACTTCTTTTACGGAGATCCGTACAATCCCAATGATCCTAAGAGACCCATGGTGGAGTGGCTAAAAGATCATGGAACG GATAAAGGAACTGAAGATGCGAAAGCAGTTGTTGCAGCTTTGAAAAGTAAAGAAGTATCTGCAATTGGGGCTGCGGGCTTTTGCTGGGGTG CGAAGGTAGTGGTGGAATTAGGGAAGCACCGTCTCATCAATGCTGCAGTGCTTTGTCATCCTTCATTTGTCACTGTTGATGATATTAAAGGCAAGCATCTA GTTGAAACTCCCATCGCCATACTTGGAGCCGAGAATGACAACGTTTCTCCACCAAAGCTGGTGAAACAGTTTGAGGAAGCTTTATCTGCGAAAGCTGAG GTGGATTCTTTTGTGAAGATCTTCCCGGGGGTGGCACATGGATGGACGACAAGGTATGACGTTAATGATGAAGCAGCTGTGAAGAAGGCAGAAGAAGCGCGTCAGGACATGTTGGCCTGGTTCACTAAGTATGTCAAGTAA